Genomic DNA from Nicotiana tabacum cultivar K326 chromosome 21, ASM71507v2, whole genome shotgun sequence:
tttatTGATGCTCTCCTtgtgtagaccaaatcaaataatcttcaacactATCATTATCCTCCAAAGTACCGGATGCAGAGATTGAAACtaaacttgaaggaatatttgcatctacaacagcagaagcatcaacaatgttagcataataattatataaagtttgtaaatgtttgtgtagatcaaaaatacaagtttcaacatcaGGGGTTTCAGTTGGTCCGATATCCATATAAACATATAAAGCAGTGATTAATTGGCGACAAGTGACCATTTTCATATaagggtttaaaatagcaccaattaagtaaatagggggaattgggtagaaatatttcttaaatttatcTAGCATAGATTTAACAACAGAAGTatatctttctttcttcttcaaattatggagtaaaagagaaatttcagcaatatgaaataaaccatttgcaatagtaggataataagctccagaaaactcaagtgtagccacataaaatattttgtaaaatttttacaacatcttcaatggcatcccaagttctagatgttaacaaaTGGTTAGGATCagtacaatgagaattagcaacttcagttataggcattTTATATTTATGACAACAtcttaagaataaataagtataatttcacctagtaactatttcttcaggcatgagtcttggttttagtccatactgtacacatttttccttaaatgcatttaatctagcacttctattatttccttgaattacaccaacaactcttctaactaaagtgatctcatctctaaataattcaaggccactcttcataattaaattataaatatgacatgcacacctaacatgaaatatttcaggaagtggtgggtgtagatgcaattttaatattataatagtagaattgttgttagaagcattatcaaatgacatacacAAAACTTTTTTCTGAAAGATTgtaaaatatagcaacttcacggataatattacttataaatgcaccagtatgactttgatcttcatcatatttaaaagcaataatacgtttttgcatacaaaaattatcatttatccaatgacatgtaacagtcaaacaaTCATTTTCATTAACAACACGACCAATATCAGAAGCaagagaaactctacaagaaaGACTAGCGAACAAATAACGGATATATATCTGATATTGTCCAACAAGCCTAAAGATATCAGAACTACAAGTAATTCTAGGAATACATTTAAACAaagggttataaattctttgaatataagtaacaagatatggtgaagcagcaaaactaaaaggtaaacaacctaaaataatcattttagctaattcttcccgTTCTTTCATTAAACCGCCAGTACCCGGGTTAAGTTTTTGTTTCCCACCTTCCTTATCAACACCCCATGCAATAGGGTGGTTATATACCATgtgcctacgaagttgacccATTCCCCCTGCCTTACCTCCGGTCTCATGTTTACAAACTTCCTTACAAATTTGACATCTTAcataatttttatcttcttctagtctttcaaaaaaattccaacacttacttcttaatcttcGATTCCTCTTAATAGGGAGGGTAGGCCTACCTGTATTAccatgacctccacccctagtattttgagtttgactagcattaccaggtgtagctggtggtgtttcaagattatcaggtgATTGAATATCATGTAAATTATTATCTATACCATAATTATCTAGAAATTGCTTATAAtctatatttaaattttcaggtgaactttcagaaatatgtgtcaagctactagaagaaccagCACCACCTCTTGATTTTTTTAGAAGTTTCACTCTTACTACTACCACCCCTACTAGTACACAGTTTTTGGGCTGCTCTAAATATATCCATtatgtaattaaattaataattctaaataataaaataaaaatatacaccaaagaagataaagagatggaacgagtgtaccGGAATTCCGGATGCCAcactaaatttgatatcaaaCTTCAGTTGATAGACTGATATTTGATATTTGATTATATTGAATAATGgtaccacacttcacttgaatacttgatatttgataattataattttatagtgactaaagtaaatatttgatgaaacttgaaataataagtaataGAGAATTTAAGAGCAATAAGCAATattatcaagagagaattgagagacaATTAAGTAGTAAGAGAGAAAATTGTGAGAAAAGAATAAATAACAAGGGGGGATATTTATAgcttttaaaaggttaaaattataatttatcaattattaggGGTGGGGGTTATTTTCTTAAGGAGGTTAGGCCGAAAtggtcatttttgcaaaaaatggtCGTTGCCCAGCGatcatttttgaatttgaccgttggcaacagtcaaatttttatttttttttacaaatttagaACGGTAACTGGGTTGCACCGGGTTGTAGCCCGGTAAAAACCCGGTAAAGGGGAACCGATTACCAAAAATTATTCGTTCCCGCCCGGCTTCCCCCCTCCCAACCCTTCCCAACCCGTTCCACCCCCTATTGTACCTGGCTGACCCGGGTTGACCGGAGTCGAACCGGGTTTTTATTGTGCTGGTCCGGCCCGATTAACAGGTATattgtaaacctccattgatttgcCTATTTtctcttcgaacatccgatttactaggcgttggtaagtggtgCCAGTATTTTTTAGtctgaatggcattacgttaCAGCAGTAGGtaccgtatttagtgatgaaggatgtTTATTCGTAGTTGCCCGGGTTCAttcaaatttggttgtacccagagtagacatcgagaaaactgaggatctcgtggccggtcgtggcatcgatcatgcgatcgatgtttggcagtggaaagagtccttggggcatgccttatttaagtctttatagtctacacacattcttaatttattcccctttatggactactactacatttgctaaccaatccAGGTACTTAACCTCCCGGATGGAccttattttaaggagtttagataccttgtccttgatgaatgcatgcttgacttcgggTTGAGGCCTCTTTTTCGGCTTGACAGGATGAAACTTCggatccaggcttagcttgtAAGTAGTTATCTCCCGCGGAATCCCTGTGATATCGAGGTGAgaccaagcgaaacaatttatgttagctataaggaattgaatgagtttttttctgAGTTCGGGACTTAGCCCCGTACCCAGGTGTACCTTACGATCAGACAGacgttcgatcaatatgacttgctccagttcttcgattgTTGATTTGGCGGCGTTGAAATCATCGAGGGCTGTGAAAAACCAGGGAACTCTATAATCAGCGTCCTCATCTGTCCCCTGCTTCCCCGGTTCGATCAAGGCATGTatcggtaattgctatttaatttcgTCTTTGGACACCAAACTTAGACCCTTCGATGTCGAAAGTGCGGATATCGGGATCACctcatcgaccgcgaacatctcctTTGTGGTCGGTTGTTCTCCGTAAACTGTTTTAATTCCTCCTGGCATCGAGAATTTTAGCACTTGGTGCAtagtcgagggtactgccctcatgttgtgagtccatggtctcccgaaaagagcattgtacctcatgtctccttcgatcacgcagaactttgtttcctgaatgGTTCCGGTGGTGTTCACCGctaatgttatctcccctttagtggtctcacatgccatgttgaatccatttatAACCGTGActgcaggcacgatttggtcttgtagacctagctgttccacgaccctcgatctaatgatattggctgagctacctggatcaattaacacatgcttaactcgagatttagatatgagtacagatattactggTGCATCGTTGTGGGGTTGTACGATTCCCTTagcgtcctcgtcgttgaaagacaaggttccttctggTACGTAATCTCGAGTCCATTTTCCCCTGGTGATGGATACTTTAGTGCGCTTTAACATCGTCCCCTGGGGAACGtcgactccaccgatgatcatgttaatgacgtacTGAGGCTCCTCCTGCTCGATCTACTTACTAGAATCTCTATTCCTGAAATGATTTTCGGCTCGATCGCTCAAGAACTCTCGGAGatgtccgttgttgaataaccgggatacttcctctctcaattgtCATCAATCTTCTTTtatgtggccatgagtgccatgatatttacatattaagttgggatccctttgggttggatcgTACTGTAAAGGTGgaggccacttggtgtctttgatgaATCCGATGGCAGATATGATAGCAGCtgcatcgacgttgaagttgtactctgataacctcggtgcttctttaggcccgatgggCCTTTTGAAACCATTTTTGCTCACGAGTCCCGGTTATTTTGACCTCGATCGCTTCTCCTTTCACTTTTCATAGGGTTTTGTCCGGACCCGTTACCCCTACAATCACAGTTGTACGGTTGATACCGATCTGTACTTGACCTTGGTTCACGATCAATTTCTCTTTTGGATCTATCACTAGCTTGAACGGGATAAACAGACCCGGAAGGGGCCCCAAGTTGATCATCTTctaccctaatttttgattggtatcggTTATGCATGTCGGCCCAAGTCACAGCCGGATATTCTACTagattttgtttcaactgttgtgaagctaatgagcttcgagtattgagtcattgggtgaaggcctgaacggcccaatcgtctgccACCGGcggcaggtccatccgttccatttgaaaccttgacacgaactccctgagcataTTGTTATCTCTTTgatttaccttgaaaaggtccgacttcctggtctcgaccttgatggctctGGCGTGCGCTTTTACAAAaacatctgcaagcatagcaaatgagtcaatagaattggggggtaagttgtgataccatataaTAGCTCCTTTTGACAAAGTCTCTcagaactttttcaacaacacagattcgatctcatcatcttccaagtatGAGGTCACGTGTATgaggtcacatgttcatttggaTTAGTTGTTCCGTTGTACTTAGTAATTTCAGGCATGTGGAATTTGTTCGGGATCGGCTTCGgagccgcgctcggaggaaaGGGTTTTTGAACAAACTTTTTGGAGTCTAGGACTTTCAATATCAGTGGTGCTCcgggaatttggtcgaccctggagttgaaGGTCTCCACCTTCTTGTTGTTGCCTTTGATCttcttttctcccatttttacccgttttgtcaattcctcgagcatctttattatcTCAGGGTTGGTCTCGGGTTCAACTTCATTTGGCCTATCTATGGCTGGTTCATTTCTGTGAGTGTTTTCCCGGGACGGTTCGGGCTCAACTTTATTGGGAGCGCGGCTTTGGTTCTGCAGTTGGGCTATCGCTGCCTACTGAGCTTGTAGCATTTCAAAAATCACCGTAAATGGATCCCATCACGGACGTTGTTCTCAGGATCATTGGGCAAATTCTTGTTAATAACCACATGTGAGTTGGAGTCAATCGGGTCCGTGACCGGAATTATGTTGGGATTGGCGGGGGCACCTCGTTATCGGGCACCATATTGTTGTTCTCTCCATGGTGGCCAGATTCAGATCTGTGTTTAGAGGGACAgattgggagttcgacattttaaacttagacctgaaatcaaagacacttcaaagaacaagtgtgaagtagggtgtgttatggaaatttgtataaaacaaccactattatccttagtcccacggtgggcgccaaactgtttaccctcaaaatcggataacaattaaatttgtaagtggttttaaggatatgcggattaatttgatacaaaacgaTAAATTGAGTTAGAATGGATAAGTAAAGATACAATAATTAtctcctccctctcttaaaactATAAAGAATTTTCAAAAAAGGAGTCAATCTGTCTAAACTTCTCAACAAAAGTCTTCTCATTCACACTCGATTCGGGCTCACAGTGGACAATTTTGATGAACGAGAGAAAAAGCTTACAATaacattaaaaataataatatattgctttggaatgcgtgttacaattTGTCTAATGAATTGTCGGAccacccctttatatagtaggggaatcatactctaagtacaactctataaaaggtaaaaaaaattctatttaaATGATTGCCGGTTCTTCATCGATACATGCCGGAATTCACGCCGCGATATTCGGCAGGTCGCAAATATTATGGTCTTCTGTTGGTCGTGCTTGATTGCCCGACAATGTCTTCcgaagtatttcatgatttggatcGATCTCGAATCATGACCCCGATATTATCGAAGGCAGACAACATGCCCCCGGATTCTGACTCGACAAGACCTTTGTTTCGATTTCGATCCTTCGTAGTCATATCTTGAGTTTGTTTTACCCTATTGGAGGCCGGAGTGTATCATAAGCCCGGTTTTTACCCGTATATAGAGAGATAAAAGAGGGGTGAGGGAGAAGGTTCCATAaattgaacatacaaaatatatacacaaTAACAATTCTAAAAGGTAAATCAAGTTCAAATTGTGCACAACTGCTTATATCGATTACCTCAAGTGTGGTTATTTCTGAAAAATCTTAAAGGGATGGAATCCAAGCACCAGCAAGCTTTGACGAGCAGGCGTTGAAAGCATGTAAAGTGATCACTACTAGCTCTTTAATACCGAATCTTCAAACATTTCAGTAGCAAAAAAATTCAAGCTAGAAAACCTTTCTCAACTACTTCCCACTCCTTGCCTTTGCAAGCATTATTTGTAAGTTTAAGGGCCTCAAGTTTGGGCAACTTACTTACAATGCTCAAATCCTTCCACCGCAAACAAGTCCCCTAAAAAGCTAGCTTCTTAAGGTTTTGTGGAAAAGCATCTGATGGAGGAAGGACTAAGGAGCAAAGGTGGAAATCTTTTCAATATTCCCCTACTTGGATGACCAACTCGGTGAGCTATCTCTTCCTTTTTATACACTGTTTTGATCTGAAATTTCAATTCTTGGAGCTGATCTAAGTAGCAAAGATCCTGAAAGACCGTGTCGTTGCTTCTACATCTGTAGTCCTGGTGGACCCCACATATGTGTAACTTCTTTAAGTTGGGCATTAGTCTAAAGACTGACGAAGTACAATAAAAAGGATTCCACCCGGAGAGACATCGcaaatttttcaaaaccaaactTTTCTCTGTAGGCTCAACATAATATATGTAATTCCAGTCGAAACAGAGGTGCCTCAATTGCGGCCTTGTCAAAATTTCTGATGGTAATATGAAATGATGCGAGGCCTCAGGATTCCCAAGCTTAAGTATGAAAGTTTGCAGATAACGTAGGCTAGATATTGATGGAGGAATGTCTACTGAAGAGGGAATCCAAGCCTGTATCCAACTGGGAAAAGTTAGGTATTTCAAGTGGATTAAATCAAGTATCCAACTGGGAAAAGTTAAACACGTCAATGAAGCAAGATCTAGGACTCTCACTAGCTTGAAACGTAATAGGTCTGGCTTAAGGTAtctataaaaaacgaaaatagaGCGGGCCTCATTACAATGGCACCTAGCTATATCTTCAGTATTAACATCTTTAATACTGATCCGCCCTCGACTCTTAGAGGAAAAATGCATGGATTGTGCACATGGATTTTGATCATTCTTTCCGTTGATAACATTCACAAACTTTAAGTTTCGAGCTTCTCTCAAGCAGAGTTCACGGGTCTGGGTCACATCATGCATTCCGCAACATTGGATATTTCCATCAAAACTCAAATGGTGAATGAAAATTAAACTTCTATCTATAAGATCTTTTAGACATTCTTCCGCAACTTCTTCAATGTTTTTCGTctcttctatcttcaaaaatccCTCCACAACCCATAATTCCATAACTTCATTGACAAAAATCAATTTATCCTCGGGGAAGATTGCAAAATACAAAAAGCATGCTTTTAGGTGATGTGGCAGGTGATGGTAACTTAAAGCCAACACTCTTATGCAATGGACATCAAGATCTACACTTACCACTGAACTTACATTCTCGGCAATACTTTTCCACTCATTCAATGTTTTACCAATTTTGGAGAGAAGTCCAGCAATCACAACAATAGCTAGAGGCAATCCTCTGCATTTTAATGCAATTAGTTTACCAAGTTGTTCAAATTCAGGGGGGAAGTTGTCTTTCGCAAATACCTTTTTGTACAATAAACTCCAACTTTTATCAAAATTCATGAGGCGCATTTGATAAGGAGGCTTACCTGAACTAGCATATTCAACCACTGATGTTTGgttataattacatatttttagtgcattacttatcTTGCATTTTGGagctttaatgctaaactatactatatttgtgcttaattgagtctattttatgtgtaggtacgttgAAGACGAAATTGGGAGCAAAGTTGAGATTTTATGCGTATTTTATATACTACAAGAATGGAGTTATGATTATTTGATTGTTGGATATATAAGGATTAAAAGGCTAACATTATAAAGGAAagcaaaacaaagaagaaaaaacaatttgaaaaagaaatggAGGAGTTAAGTTAGCACTAACTCTATGAGAAATCAGAAAATGAGAATTGAATTAAAGAAGTGAGCGACGCAAGCTTTGCTGCTCGCTATGGAGGTCGCGTCGCACAGTGTGTACCGAGGTGGACCGTGCGTTTTGCCTCGCGAGGCGAGGCTTGTAGCGAGCGAGTTCCGGATTTTTAAAGCCTATTTTGTCTCCTATTTGgtttggacttggttatttcgtttAGGTCTTTTCCCAATACATACAAATAGTCATTAAACGCCATTTTTAGGAGAGTTTTGCGACCGGAAGCAAGAACATCaggcttggaggaggcttctaattaatttttcttctcttcttttcttttaatctcatagtttattagttctagagttgttgggtgctacatgaacgttgtagtttgaagcttaaattgttcttattattttatcatattggtttatttattcaatcttgcacttaattatttgattgtttgatcaccaattgaatattatctacgaatctaggattgaactcgaaagagggaattctatattgcatataagattaagtagagcaagatcttaactctgagggggGAGGGAGGCGGATTTGaagttaggataggaatatatctaatcgccttgcttggttactatacaggaattattaatgcgttcttgttaattctaattctataggaatataggcgttagattagcttgaatGGGCGAGCAGTACTttgggagaaggctacgagcaatattaactctgtcaaccaataaatcagataaattaattagacaatttaagtgaaaaactcaacgggattgttagctaacccatagctctagaatattcactcacattgaattcgtctttaagtttgtcattgttttctttaatctcttaatttgttactctagattaattttagttaaatattcatacgttaggatttgcttgaatagattaattatttggtttaatttagttgatagttaatcacaagtccctgtgggtacgatatctggacttacaatcatATATTACTTAtcggccacgtatacttgcgtatgcgtttgggagcaataagtttttggcgtcgttgccggggacttagaaattaactattatACTATattagatttttactttttatctatttaagtttt
This window encodes:
- the LOC107809884 gene encoding putative disease resistance RPP13-like protein 3, whose product is MRLMNFDKSWSLLYKKVFAKDNFPPEFEQLGKLIALKCRGLPLAIVVIAGLLSKIGKTLNEWKSIAENVSSVVSVDLDVHCIRVLALSYHHLPHHLKACFLYFAIFPEDKLIFVNEVMELWVVEGFLKIEETKNIEEVAEECLKDLIDRSLIFIHHLSFDGNIQCCGMHDVTQTRELCLREARNLKFVNVINGKNDQNPCAQSMHFSSKSRGRISIKDVNTEDIARCHCNEARSIFVFYRYLKPDLLRFKLVRVLDLASLTCLTFPSWILDLIHLKYLTFPSWIQAWIPSSVDIPPSISSLRYLQTFILKLGNPEASHHFILPSEILTRPQLRHLCFDWNYIYYVEPTEKSLVLKNLRCLSGWNPFYCTSSVFRLMPNLKKLHICGVHQDYRCRSNDTVFQDLCYLDQLQELKFQIKTVYKKEEIAHRVGHPSRGILKRFPPLLLSPSSIRCFSTKP